The genomic stretch AAATGACTGAAGAAGGAAGAGTTCACCCAGATTGTCGAAATGCATCCAACCCTTATCATGAATGCAGCGATTATTGCTTCAATATAATAGCTGCAGCAAAGAAGCAAATGAGCAAAGCTGAAACAGGTTAGACTTTAGAGCTGGTTTTAGCTTACAACCCTGGATTTCTTTGGCTTTTTGGCGCTTATGAGTCAACTCACAAAAAGTTAAAACCATTTAGTTATGGCTGTCTGCACTTACCAAAGagccaaaaaaaaatttaaaaaaaattaagaagaatATGTTTTCTGCGTTGTTTTTTGTCTTTATTCCGTTGCTTGTTCTTTACTGCTTGCACAAGTTTCGATACCCTGTTGCTGAAGCTACTGATGGTTGTTTTTTCACCTGGAATTCTGTGTTCATGGTTTTACGGGACTAGAGATTAGGTTCACAAAAGGCTCCTTGGTATTGGTAGGTTTTTTCCCTTGTAGATAGCTGTGGTATATTGATTTAATTCAAGCATTTCTTCAGAAAGTTGTAACGAGGAAGGAGTTGTAGTAGAGCACCAATCAAAGAAAAAGTAATACTGGATAGAGAGTGACCAAGCAATCTTTGCTAGTAGAAGATAGCAAAGTGAGAGCGCAGTGTGTTAGATAGTTGAGAGACATATATAGCTGTGTTGTCTCCTGCATTACTGAGGTCAAAAGAGTTGGTAATTGGTGTTTAAGGTAGTGAGATGCTGGAAAATATGGGTTGTCATGGTTGTGGTGCTGGAAAATTGACATCCCTAGATGGAAGGGTGAAGCTTGAAGTGTTGTTTCCAAGTTTGAGTCTTGTTGAGCAAACGCTTTACATGGTTGCAGTGCAATAGCTATAGATCTTGCCTATCTGACAAGTCCTGCGGTACTGGGAAAAGTAAATACTAGTGTCAGTAGTAGTTCATGGAACGGGGAAGAGTAAATTTTTGTGAATGCTGCGTCGGAACTCCGTGTAAATTTGTGATCAGTTCTGTCGTATTAACATCATTGAGTTGAGAAATGGGGATCTATATATGCTGAAGTGAACTTTATCATGTCAACAAGAGGCGAGATACTTTGCTGATTAAGCCACAGACTTCATTTTAGGTTGTACTTATATGTGGTCAATGCTTAGCTGACATGTGAATTCTAATGGTGTGAGGTTGCTGAGGACACCAACCTAAACTAATGGGaagatttctttgttttctttgagCTTTTAGGGATTGACATGGATTGACAATCAGGGCTCTGAGTTTTTGCGTTATAGAAAGTTAGCAAAGAGTTATGGAAGTCCTTTTCCCCCCTAATATGATAAGCTCTACCCTCCCTAAACCTCTCCTCCGCCCACAAGGAGCCCAATATGGGCTCCTTCTAAAAGTCTATACCTCTATTATCATcttttaaaagtctttctttattGGTTGCATGTAGAAAACTATACTTAAACCAAAGACAGTATTTCAAGCGTGAACTGTTGGAGATTCTAATGTGTAAACCAGTTGAGCTCACATAAGTCTTTCCTCAAGCATCTCAGTTTGCTAGCACTTTTATTTCTAATGAGAGCTAAAGCCTAATATTTGCTCCTTGGAATGGCAATTTATTACATGCATCTATCCTTGTCTGACCTTTTTAATGTGCTATCAGGTGTATTGCAAGCTAATACTGTTAATGTTCAGCCCCACTCAGTTGTGAGTTCTGACGGGGGCGAAGCTGCACCTGATGAAAGGGATGATGTCGAGAGGCACAATGATGCAGATGATCAAGATGATGGGCAGGGTAATATGGGAGAAGACTCTGCAAATCTCACCGGGAGGAAGAAAAAGTTATTCGAATTAAGATTAAAAATGGTAATTGCAAATATGCTTCCTTTCTGTTTCTTTAGAAAGCAATGCCATCATTCAGTTAGCTTGTCTATTTAGTGTTttgttttcttgttttcttttgtttttttattgtATCCTGATCAGATTATTTATATTCTAGCTTGTGGAATTTTATGCAGAATGAGGCAAGAAAAGCTAATCAAAGTGCAATGGTAGCAGAGAAGAAAAAAACGGAAGCTCCACCAGAGTCTAGGGGAATGTCCAAGCAAAAATGGATCGaggaaaggaagaagaaaattggGAAGTTGTTAGATGCCAATGGACTAGATATGAGTAAGGCATATATGCTAGATACACAAGAGTCGGCGGAGTCAAAGTATAAGAAGTGGGAAAAGGAGCCAGCGCCAGCTGGTTGGGATGGTATGAATGATTTTTCATCGCTGCTCTATTcttagccccccccccccccccccaaaaaaaaaaaaaagaagaagaagaaatttaaaaaaataaatgaagaataaaagaaagaaaaactttacATGGTCATTGAAGCTCATACCTATGGAAGCATAAAATGTGTGTCTGAGATAAACTCACTTTATTTTGCCCAAAAGAATCATTGTCTACTTAGTTATCAAGCTTTAAAGGGTTCAATACCCTAAGCCTTAGTGGCTCAGTGAGATTCATACGTGATTCTTCTCTTTAAAATGGTTGAGGAGGAAGTAAATTCTTGGTCATTCATTGGTATCAACTCTTCAAACAAATGGCAGTATATAGGGCTTTTAGCATGCACAATTTAAGCTGTACGCCTGTGTGTTTGGTATGAGATAAGATCTAGTAACTTCCTGTTCTCAGTATGCTTCATCTACTTTATAGTTTGTATAGACTTAATAGTATGACATAGAGAAGGCAATATTGACATGAGAGAGCTAATTGATGTGTTCACTGTGTAACATAAGTATTATCCAGCTCTCCGATGAATTTCTTACGAATGGTAACAATTGGAATGTGATTTCAAAAGAGCTGAGAGTGTTTTAGAATATATTTTCACATAAGAGACAAATCATCTACAATTTGGTGAGATCATCTTTGTTTTCATGTTTCAGCACTATCTTTGGATGAAATGTGTCCTGCTTTACACTTTACTTTAGGAGGATGACAAAAATTACAGTGCATTTATTTGTAAAATTTTTTGCTTAATAAACCGGCGTGCATTTAGATCTTACACCAACAATAACAACCTACCCCTCTGTCCCAAGAGTTAGGATTGGCAGTATGATTCTTCAATATCATAAACGCTCTGTTTGGGTCCATAATCGATATGTTGTGCTTGAGAATCATCCAACACTAGGGGTTCTCTAATATACTCTAGTGGTTATATCTCTAATATACTGAGGGTGTTCTAGTAAGCACGAGGCTTCTAGTTGGTATCACCTGTATGGATTTTTAACTTCTATTGGTTTCTATCTTTTGATATATCTGCTTGAATTTCGAGATATTTTAAATCTTTTGAGATAACTTCTTTCCATGCGATTTTATGTCTACCTCTTCCTCTTTTCACACCTTCAATCATCATGTTCTCACATACCGAAACCGGTGCATATGGAAGCCTAGGTAATACCTGGCCAAACCATCTCAAGCGACATTCTCTCAATTATCCTCTATATGTGCCTTCTGACGGATGTGATCATTTCTTATCTTATCTATCTTGTTTAACTCTACATCCATCTTAACATTCGCATCTCTGCGACACTCATCTGGTGGATATATTGGGCTTTATAGGCCCAACATTTACTCCCGTACAACGTTGCTTGCCTAAAAGTCAGTCTACTAAACTTGCCTACTTGCCTTTCACTTTTGTAGGTATCTTCCTATCACATAACACTCATGTGCCACTGCTCCATTTCAACCATCCTACTTTAATGCAATGCATAACATCTTCATTTATCATTCCATTCTCCTGAAACATCATTTCCATCTAATCTCACCTCAAGTTCACTCCTATCTCGCTGTCTAAGATTTGATGTGTCTAATTGGAGAAGGTTTACATTTTTACGGTTGTGGTGTTGTGACTGGGGAAAAACTAGGAATTAGTTGGATTCCTTCAGTTGATAAAATTCTAATATTCTATCATTTTTAATTTTTCTCTATGTTGATATATCTAATTGGAACTAGAGTTATTTTAGGAGAAATTAATCATTATGTGTGACTATGATTGTCTATTCTGGCAAAATTTTTGCATGTATTTGCTAGCCTTGGATTATGTAGCTTGAATTTAGGTAGAAGATGGATTCCTGTCTATGATGCTGTAGAGCTACAAAGCTTGAGCACTGGTAAATATGTGATATATCTTCGGGCCTGTAATGAGGCacggtaaaaatatattttcttaaagctcaatcCCTTCTCTTGGAATATCGCTGACCTTCATTTTACCTTATATTTTTCGGACACTTTGGAATTTATGGATTGTGATGCAGTTATATATGGTGAAGCTGAGCTAATTTCCTTACCTCTCTCtgtgttattttcatttttcagtttTTAATCAGAAAACACTATACAATGCATACAAGAAGCGGACAAAGAATGTTGCTGTTGATCTAGATGAGTACAGTAAAATGAAGGAAGCTGATCCCGAATTTTATCGAGAAGCTTCAAGTCTCCAGTATGGGAAGGTAGGTGCTTCAGCCATGATCTCTAGCTTTGTTTTTCATTTATTTCAGACTTCAGCAAAGGGGTTCCCTACACTATTATCTTCCAACTGTACAG from Nicotiana sylvestris chromosome 12, ASM39365v2, whole genome shotgun sequence encodes the following:
- the LOC104248966 gene encoding uncharacterized protein → MTEEGRVHPDCRNASNPYHECSDYCFNIIAAAKKQMSKAETGVLQANTVNVQPHSVVSSDGGEAAPDERDDVERHNDADDQDDGQGNMGEDSANLTGRKKKLFELRLKMNEARKANQSAMVAEKKKTEAPPESRGMSKQKWIEERKKKIGKLLDANGLDMSKAYMLDTQESAESKYKKWEKEPAPAGWDVFNQKTLYNAYKKRTKNVAVDLDEYSKMKEADPEFYREASSLQYGKAPKLSEDKIERMVKELKDRDEKRQSFSRRRKFHEEKDIDSINDRNEHFNKKIERAFGKYTLEIKNNLERGTALPD